The DNA region GACGACGCATCCGGGCAACGGCGTCTCGCTGATGACCGCCCGCAAGAGGGGGCAGGCCGGCCGGGAGGGGAATTCGGTGGGCATCTACGTCTGCACCGACCTCGACTGCTCGCTGTACGTCCGGGGCAGGAAGCTCCCGGCGTCCGGACGGCGCTTCGAGGAGTCACTGACCGTGGAACAGCAGATCGAGCGGACCAGGAACAAGCTCTCCGCCTTCCTGGACACCCTCGCCGCCTGAACGCCGACCTCGCACCGTCGCCGCCCACGTCGCCCCGTCACCCGATCACCCGCGTCGCGGCCGGAACACCCTCACGGCCGGCCCCTCCTCCGGGGCCGGCCGTCACCGTAGGCGGTGACCGCCGAAGGCCGGCCTGCGCGGTGATCGCCGAAGGACCGGCCTACGCGGTGATCGCCGAAGGACCGGCCTACACGGGGCGGGCCGGAGCGGGGGTCTCCCGGAGCGCCTCGATCACACTCTCCACGTGCGCCCGGGCCGCGGCGTCCGCCGCCCCGGGATCTCCTGCGACCACCGCGTCGATGATCGCCAGGTGCTGCGGCAGCGACTGCGCCGGGCGGCCGGGGCGCAGCGCGAGGCGGAACTGGTACCGCACCATCTGCCCGTTCATCCGCTCGAGCAGCGCCTGGGCGACCTTCTGTTCGCCGACCTCGGCCAGGCACTCGTGCAGCCTGCGGTTCAGTACCGAGTAGGCGTCCGGGTCGCCGTCCGCCACGGCCCGGCTCATCCCGGCACCGATGTCCCGCAGTTCCTTGCGCACCGCGTCCGTGGCCAGCTCTGCCGCACGCCGGGCGCACAGGCCCTCCAGCAGGGCTCGGCACTCGGTGATCTGGATCGCCTCCTCGACGGAGATCACCCGGACCCGTGCCCCGCGCCGCGGGATCAGCTCCACCAGACCTTCCGCGGCGAGGTCCTGCAGGGCTTCGCGCACGGAGCTGCGGGTGGCCTGGTAGACCTCGGACAACTCCTGTTCGACCAGGCGCTGTCCGGGCACCATGTCGCCGGCCGCGAGCGCCTCCCGGATGCCACTGCAGACCGCACTCCGACCCTGTCGGCCGGTGACCTGATTCGACGTCACCCCTCCGCCTTCCGTACTCGTCCGGAAATCCCCTCCGTGGCGCGCACCCTCCACGCCGACGCTAGCAGCGATGATGCACGAAACTTTCTCGTCAGGCATATTGTCAACAATTTCGTCGACGGTTACGGTGGCGTGACAGCCGGCCGGGGTGTGGCGGTACGGGGAGGACGCGCTCCGGACCGGCACGCCCCGGGTATCACGAAGAGGAACACGATGATCATCGACTGCCACGGCCACTACACGACGGCCCCGCCCGCACTGGAGGCCTGGCGCAAGCAGCAGATCGCCGGGCTCGGCGGCCCTTCGCCGGCCCCCCTGCGTTCCGACCTCAGGATCAGCGACGACGACCTGCGCCGGAGCATCGAGCCGAACCAGTTGCGGCTCATGGACGAACGCGGCATCGATCTGACGGTCTTCTCCCCCCGCGCGTCGTTCATGGCCCACCACGTCGGTGATTTCGCCACCTCTTCCGAGTGGGCGGCTCTCTGCAACGAGCTGTGCTTCCGCGTCAGCGAGCTCTACCCGGAACGCTTCGTCCCCGCCGCGATGCTGCCCCAGTCCCCGGGCGTCGACCCCGCGACCTGCATCCCCGAACTCACCCGTTGCGTGGAGGAGTACGGCGCCGTCGCACTCAATCTCAACCCGGACCCCTCGGGCGGCCACTGGACGTCACCCCCGCTCACCGACCGCTCCTGGTACCCGGTCTACGAGAAGATGGTCGAGTACGACGTCCCGGCCATGATCCACGTCAGCACGAGCGTCAACCCGGCCTTCCACACCACCGGTGCGCACTACCTCAACGCCGACACCACCGCCTTCATGCAGCTGGTGCAGGGCGACCTCTTCGCGGACTTCCCCACCCTGCGGCTGATCATTCCGCACGGCGGAGGCGCCGTCCCCTACCACTGGGGGCGGTTCCGCGGCCTGGCGACGGCGCTCGGGAAGCCGTCCCTGGAGGAGCACGTCCTGGGCAACGTCTTCTTCGACACCTGCGTCTACCACCAGCCCGGCTCGGACCTGCTGTTCGACGTCGTCCCCACCCGGAACATCCTCTTCGCCTCGGAGATGATCGGTGCCGTCCGGGACATCGATCCGCGGACCGGTCACCACTTCGACGACACCCGCCGCTACGCCGAGGCCGCAGGGCTGTCCCCGGAGCGCCTGGCCGACGTCCAGGAGCACAACGCCCGCTCCGTCTACCCCCGTCTGGACGCGCTGCTGAAGCGCCAGGGCCGCTGAGACCCCGCCGAAGAAGGAGAGCACAGCCATGCACGAACTCGGAGTCGTCCACCGCGGCGTCGTCCGTCCCGACCGCCGTGCCGTCGACGCGCTGAAGCCCTTCGGTGTCAGCACCGTCCACGAGGCCATGGGCCGCCTGGGCCTGATGCGCCCGTACATCCGACCCGTCTACCCGGGTGCCGCGATGTGCGGCACGGCGGTCACCGTACTGCTGCAGCCCGGCGACAACTGGATGCTGCACGTCGCGGTGGAGCAGCTCCAGCCCGGTGACGTGCTCGTGGCGGCGTGCACCACCGAGTGCGAGGACGGGTTCTTCGGCGAGCTGCTCGCCACGTCCGTGCGCGCGAGGGGAGGCATGGGCCTCGTCATCGACGGCGGCTGCCGCGACGTCACCGCCCTGCGGGAGATGGACTTCCCGGTCTTCAGCCGGGCGGTCAACTCCAAGGGCACGGTCAAGGCCACCCTCGGATCGGTCAACGTCCCCGTCGTCTGCGCCAACGCGCTCGTCCGTCCCGGTGACGTGGTCGTCGCGGACGCGGACGGAGTGGTCGTCGTGCCCGCGGACCGGGTCGCCGAGGTCGCCGAGGCCTCCCGGCGCCGGGAGGACCTGGAGGAGGAGAAGCGCGCACGGCTCGCCGCGGGTGAACTCGGCCTCGACATGTACGCGATGCGCGAGCCGCTCGAGGCCGCGGGTCTGCGGTACGTCGACTGACGGAGGCCGGGAGCCGGTGAGGCTCAGCCTCGGTGAGGCCCCCGAGCGGCGGGGAGGATCACATCGCCTCCGTGAGCGGGCCGCTCCTCGGTACGACGACCGGTGATCCGTCGCCCGGCGCCCGCAGGATGTCCGCGTCGAGCGCGTAGAGCTCCTTCACCAGCGACTCGTCCACCGTGTCGGCCGGTGTGCCGCGGGCGACGACGCGCCCGTCCTTCATGGCGACGAGGAGATCGGCGTAGCGGGCCGCGGCGGCAAGGTCGTGCTGGACCATGACGACGGTCCGCCCCGACCGGGCCACCTCGCGTACGAGCTCCATGACCTCCACCGCGTGGCCGAGGTCGAGGGCGCTGGTGGGTTCGTCCAGCAGGATCACGGGGGTGTGCTGGGCAAGGACCATGGCGAGCCAGCACCGTTGGCGCTGGCCGCCGGACAGCCTGTCGAGGCGTTCGGCGGCCAGTTCTGTCGTTCCGGTGGCCTCCAGCGCGTCGCGTACGGCGTCCTCGTCCGCGCGTGACCACTGGCGCAGGAGCCCCTGCTGGGGGTGGCGGCCATAACGGACGAGTCCGGCCACCGTGACGGCTTCCGGGGCGCGGGGTGACTGGGGCAGCAGGGCCACTCGATGGGCGGCGCGGCGCCGGTTCAGCTCCCAGATGTCCTCGCCGCCGATGTGGACGGTGCCGGAATCGGGCCGGTGCAGGCGTGCGATCGTGCGCAACAGGGTCGACTTGCCGCAGCCGTTGGGGCCGACGATCGCGACGACCTGTCCGGTGCGGACGGTGAGGTCGACGTCCTCGACCACGGGGCGGCCCGGGTACCCGGCGTGGAGGGCCCGGACGTCGATGCCGGGCGCCGGTGTGCCGGTGCCGCCGGGGGCGCCGGTCGCGGGGGTGGTGGTGTCGGTCATGGGGGTGGTCACGCCTTTCCGGTGGCACGGTCCGGGCGGAACAGGACCCAGAGCAGGAAGGGGCCGCCGAGGACGCTGGTGACGACGCCGACGGGCAGTTCGACGGGTGCGGCGACGCGCCCCAGCGCGTCGGCCGCGGCGATCAGAGCGGCCCCGGCCAGTGCGGAGCCGGTGATCGGCACCCGGGTGGGACCGGCAAGCCGCTGGGCCAGGACGGGGGCGGCGAGCGCGACGAAGGCGATGGGACCGCCGACACCGACCGCCGTACCTGCGAGGGCCACGGCGAGCGCGAGGGCGCCCGCGCGCAACCGGCGCAGGTCGACGCCGAGGGAGGCCGCCATGTCGTCGTCGAAGCGCAGCAGTTGGAGCCTGTGCCCGACGGCGAGGGCGAGCGGGACCAGGAACAGCAGGACGAGCGCCAGTGGCGTGCCGACGCCCCAGTCGCGTCCGTTGAGGCTGCCGACGGCCCAGAGGAACACGCCGCCCGCGGTGTTGTCGTTCTCGCGGGACATGATCAGGTCGCTCACCGCGCCGATGAACGTCGAGACCCCGATCCCGGCCACGAGGACGCGGTAGCCGGCGCTGCCCGCTCCGCCGGCGCACAGGACGACGACCACCGCGGCGGCGGCGGCTCCGATGGGCCCGAGCCACCAGTCGCCGACCATCCCTGTGGTGGAGCCGGCCGCGGCGGCGACGACGGCGGCCGTGGCCCCGTCGTTGACGCCGACCAGGTCGGGGGTGGCGAGGCGGTTGCCCGCGAGGGTCTGGGTGAGGCAGCCGGCGATGCCGAGGGCCGCGCCGACCATCAGTCCGGCGAAGATGCGGGGCAGCCGGAAGTCCCGCACGATCATGACGGTGCCGGGGTCGCCGGTGCCCAGGAGCCCGGAGACGGTTTCGGACAGGCTCATTCCGGTCGAACTCGCCATCACGGCCAGGGCGATGAGGACGGCGATGAGCGGGACGAGCAGCACGGCGGCGAGTGCGCTGCGGCGCGGGAGGAGCCAGGAGAGCGTCCCGGTGCGCAGGACGGTGCTGTCGGGGGGTGTCACATCCGTCATGCCGTGCCTCCCGCGGTGGACAGGCGGTCGGAACGGGCGATCCAGACGAGCAGCGGTCCGCCCACGAAGGCGAGCAGCACGCTGACCGGCGTCTCCCAGGGCCGGATGACAATCCGCGCCAGGATGTCGGCGACGATCATGATGTCGGCCGCGATCACCGCGGACAGGACGAGTTGGGCGGTCATGCGCGGCCCGGTCAGCGCCCGGGCGGCGTACGGCGCGAGCAGTCCCAGGAAGGCGATGGGCCCGGCCACGGCGACGGCGCAGCCGGCGAGCAGGGAGACGGCTCCCGCGACGACGAGACGGATACGGCCGGGGTGGTGGCCGAGCGAGCGTGCGCCGTCGTCCCCGAGGCCGAGCGCCGAGAGGGGGCGGGCGCAGCCGAGCGCGACCAGCAGACCGAGGGCGACGAGCGGCAGGAGCGGTACGAGGTCGGAGATCTCGACTCCGGCGAGCGAACCGATCGTCCAGTAGCGGTAGGTGTCGAACGTCGACCGGGTGCCGAGCAGGACGTACGAGGTGCAGCCGTGGAAGGTGGCGCCGAGTGCGGATCCGGCCAGAACGAGGCGCAGCGGAGAGCCCGCGGTGCGTCCGGAACCGGCGAACAGGAGGACGACGGCGCTCGCGGCCATGCCGCCGGACAGGGCCCACACCAAAAGCGCGCCCGGGGAGTCGGCGCCGAAGAAGGTGAGCCCGAGCACAACGGCGAACGCGGCACCGGAATTGACGCCGAGCAGTCCGGTTTCGGCCAGAGGATTGCGGGTGGCGGCCTGGAGGAGGCAGCCCGCCGCACCGAGGCAGGTACCGACGAGCAGGGCGGCAATTGTGCGCGGGAGGCGTACGTCCATGACGGCCAGCCGGATCTGGGCGTCGCCACGGGCGGCGGCGTCACCGGTGATGAAGTCCCAGGCGCGGCCCGCGGAACTGGAACCGGTGCCGACGAGGAGGGAGAGCACCACCAGGCCGAGGAGAAGGACGAGAAGTCCCGCGGTGGTCCACGGAACGGTGCGCCCCTCCGCCGTCATCGGCGGGCTTTCACGTTGGCGGGTTCCGGCTGTTCCGGGCCGGCCCCCTTGCGCTATCGACATAAGGGTAGCCTAACCTAAACCTATCCGCCCGGTTCCGGCGGGTGCCCGGACTTCGTCATGCCCTGAAGAGGTGTCATGGCCCCAGCCCACTCCCGTGATGCCGCGGGAGAGCCCGCCGGAACAGACGACCATACGAACACAGACGGAGACCCCAGGCCATGGCGCCCAGCTCGTTCCCCTCTTCCCGCGGTCACGCCCGCCCTGTCGTTGCGGCGTCCTTGCTCACTCTCTGCGCACTGACGCTGAGCGCCTGCGGGTCCTCCGAGCCGGAAGCCGCGTCCGACGACTCGGGCAGGTCGGGCGCCACCACCCACATCACCGACGCGACCGGCACGAAGGTGGACGTGCCCGCCGAGCCGAAGCGCGTCCTGGCGCTCAGCGAGATGGACCTGGACTCCGCACTCACCCTGGGAGTCGAGCCGGTGGGACTCACCGCGGGACGTGGCCAGAAGGGCGCCCCCGCCTATCTCGCCGACCGGGCCGAGGGCATACCCGTGGTGGGCGCGGTCACCGGCCCCGACATCGAGAAGGTCGTCCGGGCGAAGCCCGACGTGATCCTGGCCGGCCAGATGGCCGACGAGCAGGTGCTCGCGCAGCTGCGCAAGATCGCCCCCACCGTCGTCACCATCGACGGCACCAAGGACTGGAAGAAGTCCCTGGAGCTCACCGGCAGGACGCTCGGCAAGTCCAACGAGGCGGAGAAGTTCCTCGCGGGCTACGACACCGAGGTCGCGGCCCTCAGGACGGATCTCGGTACACAGGCCGGCGCGAGCGTCTCCGTCGCCCGCTACTCGGCCAAGGGCACCGCGGTCATGCAGCAGGGTGTCTTCATCAGCGACGTCTTGAAGGACCTCGGTTTCAAGCGCCCCGGCATCCAGAACGACAAGGGCGAGGGCCACTCGACGCCGCTCAGCGACGAGAACCTCGAGGAGATCGACGGCGACTGGCTGTTCATCGGCACCCTGGACGCCGGGACGGACGCGGGCCTTCTCACCGAACTCTCCGAGAAGCCCGCCTACCAGCAGCTGGGCGCCGTGAAGGACAAGCACGCGACTGTGGTCGACGGCTCCAAGTGGACCAGCCTCGGCGGCGCCCAGGCCGCGGTCTCGGTGCTCGAGGACATCCGGAAGGCCATGGTCAAGTGAGCACCGATCAGGAGCTCGCCGGCCGGCTGGCCCTCGTCACCGGGGCCGGCCGGGGCATCGGTGAGGCCGTGGTCCACGCACTCGCCGGACACGGCGCACGCGTCCTCGCCACCGACCTGCACACGGAGGGCCTCGCTGCCGCCGTCGCCGGCAGGTACGACGGCCGGGTCACCGCCCGCGAACTCGACGTGACGGACGCCGAGGCCGTGGAGGAACTCGTGGCGGAGACGGAGGACACGCTCGGGCCGCTCGACATCGCGGTCAACGTGGCCGGGATACTGCGCGGTTCGTCCGTCGCGGAGCTGACGGACGAGGACTGGGCGGCCACGTTCGCCGTCAACACCAACGGCGTGTTCCACGTCTCGCGGGCCGCGTCGCGCCGGATGGCCGAGCGGGGCCGCGGCAGCATCGTCACCGTCGCGTCCAACGCCGCCGGCATACCGCGCACGAACATGGCGGCCTACGCCTCGTCGAAGGCGGCGGCGGTCATGTTCACCAAGTGCCTGGGACTGGAAGTGGCGTCCCGGGGGGTGCGGTGCAACACCGTCTCCCCGGGATCGACCCTGACCGACATGCAGCGCGGCATGTGGGCGGCGGGCGGCCCCGGCAACGAGGAGGCCGGGGCCCGGAGCGTCCTGGAAGGGGACGCGGCCAGTTACCGGACCGGTATCCCGCTCGGCCGCATCGCCGACCCGTCCGACGTGGCCGACGCCGTCGCCTTCCTCGTGTCCGACCGCGCCCGCCACATCACCATGCACGACCTGTATGTCGACGGCGGAGCCACGCTGCGTGCCTGAGACGCACCGACCCGGTGCCGTCCTGCCGCAGTTCGAGCCCACCCCCACTGGAGACGAAACCATGTCTGCCTCCCTGCGCGTCCCCACCGACTCCCCCCCGCTCCGCTCCGCCGGCGCGGCGACCGCCCTGCTGGAGGCCTACCGGCCCGGCACGGACAGGTTCCTCGCCACACCCCGTCACACCCTGCTGGGCAGCGGCACCGCGGCCGAGATACCCCACGACGCACGCCCGGTGGCCCTTCGGGTGCGCGACGTCCTCGATGCCCGACGACGCGCGGGCGACCCGGCCCCCATGGTCATCGGCGCTCTGCCCTTCGACCCGGACGGAGCTCCCGCGCTGGCGGTTCCGTCATCCGTACGCCGGGCACCCGCCCTGCGCGAGGACCCGCTCATCGCTCTGCGGGGGCCGGACGTAGAACACGCCGCCGACTGGGCGATGCGCGAGGTCCCGGCCGCCGCCCGGTACGGCGACGCGGTGGCGTCGGCCGTGCGGCGCATGCGGGCCGGGGAGTTCGACAAGGTCGTGCTCGCCCGCACCCTGGAGCTCACGTCCTCCCACGCCCTCGATCTGCCCGCGATGCTGGGCCGGCTGGCACGCCGTGACCCGAGGGGCTACACCTTCGCGGTGCCCAGCGGCCCCGGCCGCACCCTCATCGGTGCCAGCCCGGAGTTGCTCGTGGCGCGCCGGGGCGGACAGCTCGTCGCCAATCCGCTGGCCGGATCGGCTCCCCGCAGCAGCGACCTGGCAGAGGACGTCCGGCGGGCGGCGGCGCTCCTCGAATCACCGAAGGACCTGCACGAGCACGCCGTCGTCATCGATGCCGTACGGGAGGCCCTCGCCCCGTTCTGCACGCGCCTGGAGGTCCCCGAACACCCCACGCTCGTACGGACGGCCACGATGTGGCACCTGTCGACGACCCTCACCGGAGACCTCGCCGACCCGGGGACCACCACGGCACTGGACCTGGCCTCCGCCCTGCACCCCACACCGGCGGTGTGCGGGACCCCGACCGACGTCGCCCGCGCCGTCATCGCCGAGTCGGAGCCCTTCGACCGCGGTGCGTACACCGGCATGCTCGGCTGGCAGGACGCTGACGGTGACGGCGAGTGGGTCGTCACGATCCGCTGCGCCGAGGCCGAGGGCCGCACCCTGACGCTGTTCGCCGGGGCCGGCGTGGTCGCGGCCTCGTCCCCCGCCGCCGAGACCGCGGAGACCGGGGCCAAGTTCCGGACATTCCTCGACGCCGTGGGAGCGACACTGTGACCATCGACTCGGGCGCCGACGCGCCCACCTGGCCCGCCGAGTTCGCCGAGCGCTACCGGGCGGCCGGCCACTGGCGCGGTGAGACCTTCGGCTCCGTGCTCGCCGGGCGCGCAGCCGCGCACCCCGACCGGATCGCGGTCGTGGACCCCGCGCCCGAGCGGCGCACCTGGACCTACCGGCAACTGGAGGAGAACTCGGCCCGCCTGGCGGCCGGTTTCGCCGCCCGCGGCATCTCCCGGGGTGACCGGGTCGTCCTGCAGCTCCCCAACATCGGCGAGTTCATCGAGGTGGCCTTCGCGCTGTTCCGCCTCGGTGCCCTGCCCGTGTACGCGCTGCCCGCGCACCGGGAGACGGAGATCGAGTACTTCTGCTCCTTCACCGAGGCAGTCGCCTACGTGATCCCCGACGCGCACGCCGGTTTCGACCACCGGGCGCTCGCGTCCAAGGTCAGGGAGCGGACGCCCACCCTGCGACACGTGTTCGTCGTCGGCGACCCGGGTGAGCACACCGCGCTGTCGGACGTGCCGTGCGCCCCGGCCGGAGAGCTCGCCGGACCGGAACCGCACGACCTGGCCTTCCTGCAGCTCTCGGGCGGTACGACGGGGGTGCCCAAGCTCATCCCCCGTACGCACGACGACTACATCTACTCGCTGCGCGGGTCCAACGAGATCTGCGGAGTCGACGAGGACACCCGCTTCCTCGTCGTCCTTCCGGCCGCGCACAACTTCCCCATGAGCTCGCCCGGCTGGCTGGGTGCGCTGTACGCCGGCGGCACCGTCGTCCTCTGCCCCCGCCCCGACCCGGCGACGGCCTTCCCCCTCGTGGAGCGCGAACGCGTCACGATGACGGGGATGGTGCCTCCGCTCGCCCTGGTCTGGACGGAGGCCGCCCCCGACGCCGAGGAGGACCTCTCCAGCCTGGAGCTGGTCCTCGTCGGCGGTGCCAAGTACAGCGAGGCGGCGGCCCGCCGCCTGGAACCCGCGCTCGGCTGCCGCCTCATGCAGGTCTTCGGCATGGCCGAGGGGCTCGTCAACTACACGCGCCTGGACGACGACCACGAGACCGTCGTCACCACGCAGGGCCTCCCCATCTCCCCGGACGACGAGATCCGCATCGTGGACGACGCGGGCGACGAGGTCGCGGAGGGCGGCTACGGCCATCTGCTGACCCGCGGCCCGTACACGATCCGCGGTTACTGGCGTGCGGACGACCACAACGCCCGGGCCTTCACCCCCGACGGCTTCTACCGCACCGGCGACATCGTGCGCCGCACGCCGACCGGCCACCTCGTGGTCGAGGGGCGGGCCAAGGACCAGATCAACCGGGGTGGTGAGAAGGTGGCGCCCGAGGAGATCGAGAACATCATCCTCTCCCACCCCGCCGTGCACGACGTGTCCGTCGTGGGCGTCGCCGACGAGTACCTGGGTGAACGCTCCCTCGCCTACGTCATCCTGCGCGAGGGCGCCGAGCCGCTGAAGCCCGCCGCCGTCAAGCGACTGGTCCGCGAGCGTGGTGTCGCCGCCTACAAGGTCCCCGACCTCGTCGAGTTCGTCGACGCCTTCCCCCAGACCGGTATCGGCAAGGTCAGCAAGAAGGGACTGCGTTCCGAAGCGGCCCCCGCCCGGTCCTGACGACGTCCCCCCGAGTCCGCCGGAACGCACCCGCACCCGGCCCCTCCGACACACGCCGGCCTACGCCGGCACCCCCGAGTCCGCCGAGAGCGGCACCGAAAGGCCCCATCTCCATGGCACTTCCCGCCATCGCCCCCTACGCCCTGCCGACCGAGGCCGAACTGCCCACGAACCGCGCCGACTGGACCGTGGACCCCGCACGCGCCGTGTTGCTCGTCCACGACCTGCAGAACCACTTCCTCAGCGCCTACCCGGCCGGACAGCAGCCCCTGACCGGGATGCTCGCCAACACCGCCCGGATCATCGAGGCGTGCCGCAGAGCCGGTGTGCCGGTGGTCTACTCGGCGCAGAACGGCGGCCAGACCCCCGAGGAACGCGGACTCCAGCTCGACTTCTGGGGCCCCGGCGCGGCCGACGACCCCGAGGCCCTGGCCATTCCGGCGGCGGTCGCTCCCGTGGACGGGGACACCGTCCTGACCAAGTGGAAGTACAGCGCGTTCGTGCGCACCCGGCTGGAGGACGTCCTGCGTGAGTCCGGCCGCGACCAGCTGGTCGTCACCGGGGTCTACGCGCACATCGGCGTCCTGATGAGCGCCTGCGACGCGTGGATGCGGGACATCCGGGCGTTCGTCGTCGCCGACGCCGTCGCCGACTTCTCGCGCGAGGACCACGACATGGCGCTTCGCTACGCCGCCGGCCGCTGCGCTTCGGTGACCACGACCGACGCACTGCTGAAGGAGATCTGACCGCTGTGGCACTCACCCGTGAACTCATCCGCGCCGACGTCGCCGACTCGCTCGGCGAGGACCCCGCCGACATACCCGTGGACGAGAACCTCCTGGACTACGGGCTCGACTCCGTCCGCATCATGGCGTTGCTCGGGCGCTGGCGCCGGGACCACGGCGTGCGGGCGGACTTCGCCGACCTGGCCGAGCAGCCCTCCGTCGAGAGCTGGGCCGCGCTGCTGGGAGCCGTCTCGTGACCGTCCCGCTCACCGGGGACACCGGTCAGGATGGCCTCGGCCAGGGCCTTCTCCCGCTGACCGCCGCCCAGTCCGGCATGTGGTACGCCCAGTCGCTCGACCCGCTCAGCCCCGCACAGAACACGGCGGAGTGCCTGGAGATCGACGGGCCGCTCGACGCCGGACTGTTCACCGAGGCCCTGCGGCAGGTGGCCGACGAGACGGACTCCCTGCGGGTGCGGGTCGAGGAGTCCGCGGACGGGCCGCGCCAGTACCTCGGTCCCCTGGGCGAACTGCCGTTGACCGTGCACGACCTGCGGGACGCGCCGGACGCGGACCGGCGGGCCGAGCAGTGGATGCGCGCCGACCTCGCCGAGCCGTGCGACCTGGCTGCGGGCCCGCCCTTCCGCCACGCGCTCTTCCGCGTAGGCGACGAGCGGTGGCTCTGGTACCAGCGGATCCACCACCTCGTCATGGACGGTTTCGGCTACTCGCTCCTCGTCCGGCGTACCGCCGAGGTCTACTCGGCGCTGGTGCGGGGCACGGACCCCGGCCCCCGGGTCTTCGGGGCGCTGGCGGACCTGGTCGCGGAGGACACCGCCTACCGCTCGTCGGACGCCTTCGACGCCGACCGTACACACTGGCGCGAGGCGTTCGGCGACCGGCCGGAGGTGCCCCGGCTCGCGGGCCGGGGCGCACTCCCCTCGCGTACGTTCCTGCGCAGCACGGCCCATCTGGGACCGGCCGCCACGGAGAGTCTGCACGGGCTCGCCGAACGGCTGCGCGCGACATGGCCCGACGTGCTGATCGCCGCCCAGGCTCTGTACACCGCCCGGGCGACCGGTCGCGGCGAGGTCGTGCTCGGCCTGCCGATGATGGGCCGGCTGGGCTCGGTGTCGCTGCGCGTGCCCGGCATGGTGATGAACGTGCTGCCGCTGCGGCTGACGGTCGCTCCCGCCATGACCTTCGCCGAGCTCGTCCGCCAGGTCGTCCTCGGCATTCGCGAGGTCCGCCGCCACCAGCGCTACCGCTACGAGGACATCCGGCGCGACCTGCGACTGCTGGGCGAGAACCGGGCTCTGGTCGGCCCGCTCGTCAACGTCATGCCCTTCGACTACGCCCTCGACTTCGCGGGAGCGCCTGTCCGCGCCCGGAACCTGTCCGCCGGGCCGGTCGACGACCTCACGGTGAACATCTACGACCGGGCCGACGGTCTCGGGCTGCGCATCGACCACGACGGCAACCCCGCCCTGTACGACGAGGGCGAACTCGCCGCGCACCAGGCACGGTTCCTGCACCTCGTGGAGCGGCTGGTGCGGACGGACCCGCACAGCCCGACCGCCGTGCACGCCATCGTCACGCCCGCCGAACACACCCTGGTCGTCGACACGTTCAACGACACCGCCCGTGCTCTGCCGCCGACGACGCTCATCGGCCCGATCGAGTCGCGCGCCGCGCGCACCCCCGAGGCGACGGCCCTGG from Streptomyces sp. B1I3 includes:
- a CDS encoding 2,3-dihydro-2,3-dihydroxybenzoate dehydrogenase, with translation MSTDQELAGRLALVTGAGRGIGEAVVHALAGHGARVLATDLHTEGLAAAVAGRYDGRVTARELDVTDAEAVEELVAETEDTLGPLDIAVNVAGILRGSSVAELTDEDWAATFAVNTNGVFHVSRAASRRMAERGRGSIVTVASNAAGIPRTNMAAYASSKAAAVMFTKCLGLEVASRGVRCNTVSPGSTLTDMQRGMWAAGGPGNEEAGARSVLEGDAASYRTGIPLGRIADPSDVADAVAFLVSDRARHITMHDLYVDGGATLRA
- a CDS encoding isochorismate synthase, with the protein product MSASLRVPTDSPPLRSAGAATALLEAYRPGTDRFLATPRHTLLGSGTAAEIPHDARPVALRVRDVLDARRRAGDPAPMVIGALPFDPDGAPALAVPSSVRRAPALREDPLIALRGPDVEHAADWAMREVPAAARYGDAVASAVRRMRAGEFDKVVLARTLELTSSHALDLPAMLGRLARRDPRGYTFAVPSGPGRTLIGASPELLVARRGGQLVANPLAGSAPRSSDLAEDVRRAAALLESPKDLHEHAVVIDAVREALAPFCTRLEVPEHPTLVRTATMWHLSTTLTGDLADPGTTTALDLASALHPTPAVCGTPTDVARAVIAESEPFDRGAYTGMLGWQDADGDGEWVVTIRCAEAEGRTLTLFAGAGVVAASSPAAETAETGAKFRTFLDAVGATL
- a CDS encoding (2,3-dihydroxybenzoyl)adenylate synthase; its protein translation is MTIDSGADAPTWPAEFAERYRAAGHWRGETFGSVLAGRAAAHPDRIAVVDPAPERRTWTYRQLEENSARLAAGFAARGISRGDRVVLQLPNIGEFIEVAFALFRLGALPVYALPAHRETEIEYFCSFTEAVAYVIPDAHAGFDHRALASKVRERTPTLRHVFVVGDPGEHTALSDVPCAPAGELAGPEPHDLAFLQLSGGTTGVPKLIPRTHDDYIYSLRGSNEICGVDEDTRFLVVLPAAHNFPMSSPGWLGALYAGGTVVLCPRPDPATAFPLVERERVTMTGMVPPLALVWTEAAPDAEEDLSSLELVLVGGAKYSEAAARRLEPALGCRLMQVFGMAEGLVNYTRLDDDHETVVTTQGLPISPDDEIRIVDDAGDEVAEGGYGHLLTRGPYTIRGYWRADDHNARAFTPDGFYRTGDIVRRTPTGHLVVEGRAKDQINRGGEKVAPEEIENIILSHPAVHDVSVVGVADEYLGERSLAYVILREGAEPLKPAAVKRLVRERGVAAYKVPDLVEFVDAFPQTGIGKVSKKGLRSEAAPARS
- a CDS encoding isochorismatase family protein, which translates into the protein MALPAIAPYALPTEAELPTNRADWTVDPARAVLLVHDLQNHFLSAYPAGQQPLTGMLANTARIIEACRRAGVPVVYSAQNGGQTPEERGLQLDFWGPGAADDPEALAIPAAVAPVDGDTVLTKWKYSAFVRTRLEDVLRESGRDQLVVTGVYAHIGVLMSACDAWMRDIRAFVVADAVADFSREDHDMALRYAAGRCASVTTTDALLKEI
- a CDS encoding phosphopantetheine-binding protein yields the protein MALTRELIRADVADSLGEDPADIPVDENLLDYGLDSVRIMALLGRWRRDHGVRADFADLAEQPSVESWAALLGAVS